One Mycolicibacter sp. MU0083 DNA window includes the following coding sequences:
- a CDS encoding PGRS repeat-containing protein: MTPLALPQRAHADDFGLDDLFDPAAWAMPYDGVDWDSFVDPNAWSALFDGAAFDSVAGGGAASDPFGLDAAFNSFMADANAWVSTNWIGTQFGDWVDDNLINPLGAAWTSADSCGFICDGADGTATDPDGQDGGWLFGNGGAGYSYSAGDGFHDGGAGGDANTWGNGGDGGAGSDGGAGGLGGNGGMFSGNGGDGGAGGNGVAGSAHIDGGAGGAGGNAGQFSAFAHGGAGGAGGDGATGNAGAAGNFATGNGDGANGGNGGNGGRGGNGGTGGLFFGTGGAAGDGGASGGGGNGGDGADGILAHLDAGNGGAGGNAGVAGAAGTAGAGSSLAGTAGAAGQAGAASTRSGNGGNGGDGLASTDSDVDGGNGGAGGAGGATGDGGNGGNGGDGAEGQNSDGSNGGAGGNGGAGGSQSGNGGNGGDGGVGGAGASGSQGQAGANGNWAIDYGNGKGAGENGGAGGQGFDGGAGGHGGNAGTAAHGTAGQAGDGGDGGVGGNAGAGGNGGNGATGDWGVALSNGVGGKGGNAGTAIGIAGAGGAGGAAGSGAGGSAGNAGDDGSVPAVGSAHGGNGGAGAAGDWNVAASNGVGGKGGNGGTGGTYGDGGVGGTGGVGAAGINGGTGGDGDGLVGGNGATGGAGGTGGAGGTISGVSGAGGTGGNGGNGGNGGNGGDGHNGTGPGVNGTNGGNGAIAGNGGSGGAGGVAGAAGGQGAIGLAGDGGNGGNAGAAGAGGNGGNGWNVTGGNGSGSNGGAGGNGAANSALGGAGGASGGAGGSAGHAGSVGAAGGAGGNGGDGGSGSGTGQGGNAGHGGTGGDGFGVMLNQVGDGGNGGDAGAAGAGLNGAMMGAGSYGGNGGDAQTGNGGDGGDGSDGNGAINAHGGAGGESVVKGNGGAGGDGGTGHDGGRGGDAKVGNGGDGGDGGDGNATVEGGDGGDGGASTGSGNGGNGGHGGHGGNGTTPTDGGDGGVGGSAHVGTAGNGGNGGNGGNGSVNGNGAGGGKGGAGGSIDALPGASGSGGNGGNAGNGGNGGSASGTGGNGAQGGKGGNAFGNGSGGDGGNGGNGGDGTTGGNGVRGGDGGNGAGQGDGGSGGNGGSGGDGSSGNGGGGAIGGNGGTAATGTGGAGGNGGSGGDAGPGGTAGAGAKGGAGGDVTVEGTGGAGGNGGLGGDGGDGLAALVGNAGNAGLVGGVGGNGGQGGQGAGAGNGGAGGLGGNGGAGGNGSAGNGPGLNGGDGGDGGKAGSGGVGGTALGSGNGGAGGRSGDGGVGGNGANGSNTTNSGADGGRGGNAGSGGNSAAGGKGGDAMGAGTGGLGGDGGSGGLSGTAGNGGSGGAASAMTVAGDGGNGGTGGNGGLGGNAGAGGDSVNGDGGVGGNGGAGASAGTGGNGGAGGAGDASGGGQAAGTGGSGGDGGQGALGGNGGAGGKSTGTTVNAKGDGGQGGNAGATGDGGDGGQGGTGGAAAAGQGFGGDGGDGGDGGATGYDGQTPGGDGATGGAGGDAAGTGNGGDGGLGAAGGSGGSGGSGGPGGTGVNGTGGGSGGPGGNGANGENGGAGGEGGEATHSSLGGVGGAGGQGGAGGAIGAGGSGGAGTDGGGTGADGSAGSVPGQKGANGANGGPPA, encoded by the coding sequence ATGACGCCGCTCGCGCTTCCGCAACGGGCACACGCCGACGACTTCGGTCTGGACGACTTGTTCGACCCTGCCGCCTGGGCGATGCCGTATGACGGTGTCGATTGGGACTCCTTCGTCGACCCGAACGCCTGGTCGGCGTTGTTCGACGGTGCGGCGTTCGATTCGGTCGCCGGGGGTGGGGCGGCCAGCGACCCGTTCGGACTCGACGCCGCATTCAACTCGTTCATGGCCGACGCGAACGCCTGGGTGTCCACCAACTGGATCGGCACCCAGTTCGGCGACTGGGTCGACGACAACTTGATCAACCCGCTGGGTGCGGCATGGACCTCCGCCGACAGCTGTGGCTTCATCTGCGACGGGGCGGACGGGACTGCCACCGACCCGGACGGTCAGGACGGTGGCTGGCTGTTCGGCAACGGCGGCGCGGGGTACAGCTACAGCGCCGGTGACGGCTTCCACGACGGCGGCGCCGGGGGTGACGCCAACACGTGGGGCAATGGCGGCGATGGTGGCGCCGGCTCCGACGGCGGTGCGGGCGGCCTCGGCGGTAACGGCGGCATGTTCTCAGGCAACGGTGGTGACGGTGGTGCCGGCGGCAACGGTGTGGCCGGTTCCGCGCACATCGACGGTGGCGCCGGCGGCGCCGGTGGTAACGCGGGCCAGTTCTCGGCGTTCGCGCACGGTGGTGCCGGTGGTGCCGGTGGTGACGGAGCGACCGGCAATGCCGGCGCGGCCGGCAATTTCGCCACCGGTAATGGTGACGGCGCCAACGGCGGTAACGGCGGAAACGGCGGTCGCGGCGGTAACGGCGGCACCGGCGGTCTCTTCTTCGGCACCGGCGGTGCGGCGGGTGACGGCGGCGCCAGCGGTGGCGGTGGCAACGGTGGCGACGGAGCGGACGGCATCCTTGCGCACCTTGACGCCGGAAACGGTGGTGCCGGCGGCAACGCCGGTGTGGCGGGTGCGGCCGGCACGGCCGGTGCGGGGAGCAGCCTAGCGGGCACCGCGGGGGCGGCGGGTCAGGCCGGCGCCGCGAGCACACGCAGCGGCAACGGCGGCAACGGCGGTGACGGACTTGCCAGCACCGACTCGGACGTCGACGGTGGCAACGGTGGTGCAGGTGGTGCCGGCGGCGCGACCGGCGACGGTGGCAACGGTGGTAACGGTGGCGACGGAGCCGAAGGCCAGAACAGCGACGGAAGCAACGGTGGCGCTGGCGGTAACGGCGGCGCGGGCGGTTCCCAGTCTGGCAACGGCGGCAACGGCGGTGACGGCGGCGTCGGCGGTGCCGGCGCCAGTGGCAGCCAGGGCCAGGCCGGGGCGAACGGCAACTGGGCCATCGACTACGGCAACGGTAAGGGCGCCGGAGAGAACGGTGGAGCCGGCGGCCAAGGCTTCGACGGTGGTGCCGGCGGACACGGTGGCAATGCAGGGACCGCTGCTCACGGCACAGCCGGTCAGGCGGGTGACGGCGGTGACGGCGGTGTCGGCGGTAACGCGGGTGCCGGTGGAAACGGCGGCAACGGTGCAACCGGTGACTGGGGCGTGGCTCTGTCCAACGGGGTCGGCGGCAAGGGCGGCAACGCCGGAACGGCGATCGGTATCGCCGGCGCAGGCGGTGCGGGCGGTGCGGCAGGTTCTGGTGCGGGCGGCAGCGCCGGCAACGCCGGTGACGACGGGAGCGTTCCGGCTGTCGGGAGCGCGCACGGCGGCAACGGCGGCGCCGGCGCCGCGGGCGACTGGAACGTGGCGGCGTCCAATGGCGTCGGCGGTAAGGGCGGCAACGGCGGTACCGGTGGTACGTACGGTGACGGTGGTGTCGGTGGTACCGGTGGTGTAGGTGCCGCCGGTATTAACGGGGGGACCGGCGGCGACGGCGACGGTCTCGTCGGCGGTAACGGCGCCACCGGTGGTGCGGGGGGCACCGGTGGCGCCGGCGGCACGATCTCGGGCGTCAGCGGCGCTGGTGGCACCGGTGGTAACGGTGGTAACGGTGGTAACGGTGGTAACGGCGGCGACGGCCACAACGGCACCGGACCCGGCGTCAACGGCACCAACGGTGGTAACGGCGCTATCGCCGGTAACGGGGGTAGCGGCGGTGCCGGTGGCGTAGCGGGAGCCGCCGGTGGTCAAGGCGCGATCGGCCTGGCCGGCGACGGCGGAAACGGCGGTAATGCCGGGGCGGCCGGAGCCGGTGGTAACGGTGGGAACGGCTGGAATGTCACCGGCGGTAACGGCAGCGGTAGCAATGGCGGTGCCGGTGGCAACGGGGCGGCCAACTCGGCCCTGGGCGGCGCCGGGGGCGCCTCCGGTGGCGCGGGCGGCAGCGCCGGCCACGCCGGAAGCGTCGGGGCCGCCGGCGGTGCCGGCGGTAACGGCGGCGACGGCGGTTCGGGTTCGGGTACCGGACAGGGCGGCAACGCCGGACACGGTGGTACCGGCGGTGACGGCTTCGGCGTGATGCTCAACCAGGTCGGTGACGGCGGTAACGGCGGTGACGCCGGTGCGGCCGGCGCTGGCCTGAACGGCGCGATGATGGGCGCCGGGAGCTACGGCGGTAACGGCGGAGACGCCCAGACCGGCAACGGCGGCGACGGTGGCGACGGCTCCGACGGCAATGGGGCGATTAACGCTCACGGTGGCGCCGGCGGTGAAAGTGTCGTGAAGGGCAACGGCGGTGCCGGTGGTGACGGTGGCACCGGTCACGACGGTGGCCGCGGCGGCGACGCCAAGGTCGGCAACGGTGGTGACGGTGGCGACGGTGGCGACGGCAATGCCACGGTCGAAGGCGGTGACGGCGGTGACGGCGGTGCCAGCACCGGGTCCGGTAACGGCGGTAACGGCGGCCACGGTGGCCACGGTGGCAACGGGACCACGCCGACCGATGGTGGTGACGGAGGTGTCGGCGGTAGTGCTCACGTCGGAACCGCTGGAAACGGCGGTAACGGCGGCAACGGCGGTAACGGCTCCGTCAACGGCAACGGCGCCGGCGGTGGCAAGGGCGGTGCCGGCGGTTCCATCGACGCCCTCCCCGGGGCCAGCGGCAGCGGTGGCAACGGCGGCAACGCCGGTAACGGTGGCAACGGCGGTTCCGCGTCAGGGACCGGTGGCAATGGCGCCCAGGGCGGTAAGGGCGGCAACGCCTTCGGCAACGGAAGCGGCGGCGATGGCGGTAACGGCGGTAACGGCGGGGACGGGACCACCGGCGGCAACGGTGTCCGGGGTGGCGACGGCGGCAACGGTGCCGGTCAGGGCGATGGAGGCTCTGGCGGCAACGGCGGTAGCGGTGGTGACGGCTCCTCCGGCAACGGCGGTGGCGGTGCCATCGGTGGCAACGGTGGAACCGCGGCAACCGGTACCGGCGGTGCCGGTGGCAACGGCGGTAGCGGCGGTGACGCGGGCCCCGGAGGCACTGCGGGCGCCGGTGCGAAGGGCGGCGCGGGGGGCGACGTCACCGTCGAAGGCACCGGTGGTGCCGGTGGTAACGGCGGCCTCGGTGGCGACGGCGGCGACGGTTTGGCGGCACTGGTCGGCAACGCCGGCAACGCCGGTCTCGTCGGTGGCGTCGGTGGCAACGGCGGCCAGGGCGGTCAAGGGGCCGGTGCCGGGAACGGCGGTGCCGGTGGCCTGGGCGGCAACGGTGGTGCCGGCGGCAACGGTTCGGCCGGAAACGGTCCGGGCCTAAACGGCGGTGACGGTGGCGACGGCGGAAAGGCGGGCTCCGGTGGCGTTGGCGGCACCGCACTGGGGTCCGGCAACGGCGGTGCCGGTGGCCGATCCGGTGACGGCGGCGTCGGCGGCAACGGTGCCAACGGGTCCAACACGACCAACAGCGGTGCCGACGGTGGCCGAGGCGGTAACGCCGGCAGCGGCGGTAACTCGGCGGCCGGCGGCAAGGGTGGAGACGCCATGGGCGCCGGCACCGGCGGCCTCGGCGGCGACGGTGGGAGCGGTGGACTCAGCGGGACGGCCGGAAACGGCGGTAGCGGCGGTGCGGCCTCCGCGATGACCGTGGCGGGTGATGGCGGTAACGGCGGCACCGGCGGCAACGGCGGGCTCGGCGGAAACGCCGGTGCCGGCGGTGACTCGGTCAACGGTGACGGCGGCGTCGGCGGCAACGGCGGTGCCGGCGCGTCCGCGGGGACTGGCGGTAACGGCGGTGCCGGTGGCGCCGGGGACGCCTCCGGTGGTGGCCAGGCGGCCGGTACCGGCGGGTCCGGGGGCGACGGCGGTCAGGGTGCCCTGGGTGGCAACGGCGGTGCCGGTGGCAAATCCACCGGGACCACGGTCAACGCCAAGGGCGATGGTGGCCAGGGCGGCAACGCCGGGGCGACCGGTGATGGCGGTGATGGCGGCCAAGGTGGCACCGGCGGTGCTGCCGCGGCAGGCCAGGGATTCGGCGGTGACGGCGGTGACGGTGGTGACGGCGGCGCCACCGGCTACGACGGGCAGACCCCCGGGGGAGACGGAGCCACCGGCGGTGCCGGCGGTGACGCCGCAGGCACCGGCAACGGCGGTGACGGCGGTCTCGGCGCCGCCGGTGGCTCCGGCGGTAGTGGTGGCTCCGGCGGTCCCGGCGGTACGGGCGTCAATGGCACCGGTGGTGGCTCCGGCGGTCCCGGCGGGAACGGGGCCAACGGTGAGAACGGCGGTGCGGGCGGTGAGGGCGGAGAAGCCACCCACAGCTCGCTCGGCGGGGTCGGTGGCGCCGGCGGCCAGGGCGGCGCCGGTGGTGCGATCGGTGCGGGCGGCTCCGGCGGTGCCGGGACCGACGGTGGGGGAACCGGTGCCGACGGCAGTGCCGGAAGCGTGCCGGGCCAGAAGGGGGCGAACGGCGCCAACGGAGGACCGCCCGCATAG
- a CDS encoding LuxR C-terminal-related transcriptional regulator codes for MSAWPVIGREEQQREALETLGIESNYQGVALVGESGVGKSTLARALGAQLSAQGRTVRFVLGTQTGRDVPLGAFSRSVTVDASREPVAMLAAAHQNLTAATDPVIIVDDAQLLDPLSATLTYQLAAERDAHLIVVIRSGEPVSDAVGALLKERLLLNLHVGPFTREQTGELARRVLGGVVSPQVIDGLHGRSAGLPLYLRGLLRAGAENGVLVESDEGWHLQGSLHADQELSDLLEFRLQGLTAEELEALEILATAEVLDWEVFRELCSPEAVCGLERHRLIHLASDGSGTLAQVTHPVFGDAALARAGVVRLRRLNGLLAKAYQKHLRRGQRIRLPDMRGQIRLAQFMIRSDLKPDLELIIRAATSATAVANLSQAEDLSRFALEHGGGLPAALVLADALCWQGRGDAAERVLKDVSLDGAADRSIVQWACLRASNLFWNCGDIEAARTVLSQLQSCRYPESSTAMVESVELSVAFFSGDMPATALGDVSMFGAEELPVATALAALPTAYALAAAGRFEEVTAVADAGLRAVVGGRLGTIRYGFGVAEVLAAAVVGDFAAAESVAERYAAMAAGVPEPDAMAGVLFGLVYLARGQLSAASAAFQNAIPALVVGAQAMWPMLASAWATQAESAQGNASAASVALRRCESAYGPQAAAFLPEVELARAWERAAHGETSAGRAHALRAAHVARNLGMHAVEMRALHTAVRFGDRAQADRLSELARILKAPLPELAAAQARGMANHDADLLSSTSDRYAALGAFAMAADAAAQASCEYARGGQRGKQLESSTRSQWLAKQGDIHTPAVTEAVLPLPITGREREIAMLVAAGLSNREIAHRLSVSVRTIDGHLYRMFAKLGIERRDQLVRLFGGLQTEA; via the coding sequence GTGTCGGCTTGGCCGGTCATAGGCCGCGAAGAACAACAGCGAGAAGCGCTGGAAACACTGGGAATTGAGTCGAATTACCAAGGCGTTGCCCTGGTGGGCGAGAGCGGTGTCGGCAAGTCGACGCTGGCCCGTGCACTCGGTGCGCAACTCAGCGCGCAGGGGCGCACCGTCCGGTTTGTCTTGGGAACCCAGACCGGCCGTGACGTGCCACTCGGGGCGTTCTCCCGGTCGGTGACCGTCGACGCGTCCCGCGAGCCCGTCGCGATGCTGGCCGCCGCTCACCAGAACCTCACAGCCGCAACGGACCCCGTGATCATCGTCGATGACGCACAACTGCTCGACCCGCTGTCCGCGACGTTGACCTACCAGTTGGCGGCGGAGCGCGACGCGCACCTGATCGTGGTGATCCGTTCGGGCGAACCGGTCTCGGACGCCGTGGGTGCGCTGCTGAAGGAACGGTTGTTGCTGAACCTGCATGTCGGTCCGTTCACTCGCGAACAGACCGGTGAACTGGCACGGCGGGTGCTCGGCGGAGTGGTCAGCCCGCAGGTGATCGACGGGTTGCACGGCCGCAGTGCGGGATTGCCGCTGTATCTGCGCGGGCTGTTGCGGGCGGGGGCAGAGAACGGCGTGCTGGTGGAATCCGACGAGGGCTGGCATCTTCAGGGCTCGCTGCACGCGGACCAGGAGCTCTCGGACCTGTTGGAGTTCCGGTTGCAGGGGTTGACCGCCGAGGAGTTGGAAGCACTCGAGATTCTGGCAACCGCGGAAGTGCTGGATTGGGAGGTGTTCCGCGAGCTGTGTTCTCCCGAAGCGGTGTGCGGGCTGGAGCGCCATCGGCTGATCCACCTGGCCTCCGACGGATCCGGAACCCTGGCGCAGGTGACGCACCCGGTGTTCGGCGACGCGGCGCTCGCGCGTGCTGGAGTGGTCCGACTGCGCCGGCTCAACGGCTTGCTGGCTAAGGCGTATCAGAAACATCTGCGCCGGGGACAGCGGATTCGTCTGCCCGACATGCGTGGCCAGATCCGACTGGCTCAGTTCATGATCCGCAGTGACTTGAAGCCCGACCTGGAGCTGATCATCAGGGCGGCGACCAGCGCGACCGCGGTGGCGAATCTCAGCCAGGCAGAAGACTTGTCCCGCTTCGCTTTAGAACACGGTGGAGGTCTTCCCGCCGCGCTGGTGCTCGCCGATGCACTGTGCTGGCAGGGCCGTGGCGATGCGGCGGAGCGTGTGCTCAAGGACGTGAGCCTCGACGGTGCCGCCGACCGGTCGATCGTCCAATGGGCCTGCCTGCGCGCGTCCAATCTGTTCTGGAACTGCGGCGACATCGAAGCGGCCCGAACCGTTTTGAGTCAGTTGCAAAGCTGCCGGTATCCCGAGTCGAGCACCGCGATGGTTGAGTCCGTCGAGTTGTCCGTCGCGTTCTTCTCCGGCGATATGCCGGCTACGGCACTGGGTGACGTGTCGATGTTCGGTGCCGAAGAACTTCCCGTGGCAACCGCACTGGCGGCGCTACCGACGGCATACGCGTTGGCTGCCGCCGGACGCTTCGAAGAGGTGACCGCGGTCGCCGACGCCGGGCTGCGGGCGGTCGTCGGCGGCCGGTTGGGGACCATTCGCTACGGTTTCGGCGTCGCCGAGGTGCTGGCAGCAGCCGTCGTGGGCGACTTCGCGGCGGCCGAATCGGTCGCCGAACGCTATGCCGCGATGGCGGCGGGCGTGCCGGAACCGGACGCCATGGCAGGGGTGCTGTTCGGCCTGGTGTATCTGGCCCGCGGCCAACTCTCCGCGGCCAGTGCGGCGTTCCAGAACGCCATACCGGCGTTGGTCGTCGGTGCCCAGGCGATGTGGCCGATGCTGGCCAGTGCGTGGGCGACCCAGGCGGAATCCGCTCAGGGCAACGCGTCTGCGGCGTCGGTGGCGCTGCGGCGTTGTGAGAGCGCCTACGGGCCGCAGGCCGCGGCCTTCCTACCCGAGGTAGAACTGGCTCGCGCCTGGGAACGTGCGGCGCACGGCGAAACCTCCGCGGGACGGGCACATGCGCTACGGGCGGCTCACGTCGCCCGGAACCTGGGTATGCACGCCGTCGAGATGCGTGCGCTGCACACCGCGGTCAGATTCGGTGACCGAGCCCAAGCCGATCGGCTGTCCGAGCTGGCCAGGATCCTGAAGGCGCCCTTGCCCGAATTGGCTGCCGCGCAGGCGCGGGGCATGGCCAATCACGACGCCGACCTGTTGAGTTCCACCTCGGACCGGTATGCCGCCCTGGGAGCTTTCGCGATGGCTGCGGACGCGGCCGCTCAGGCTTCCTGCGAGTACGCGCGCGGCGGCCAACGCGGCAAACAGTTGGAATCGTCCACCCGCTCCCAATGGCTGGCCAAGCAGGGCGACATCCATACCCCGGCGGTGACCGAGGCGGTTCTGCCGTTGCCGATCACCGGCCGTGAACGTGAGATCGCGATGCTGGTCGCCGCCGGGCTGTCCAACCGTGAGATCGCTCATCGGCTCTCGGTATCGGTACGCACCATCGACGGCCACCTCTACCGGATGTTCGCCAAGCTCGGCATCGAGCGGCGTGATCAGTTGGTCAGGCTGTTCGGCGGGCTTCAAACCGAGGCGTGA
- a CDS encoding class I SAM-dependent methyltransferase codes for MDELPLTSVDRAQSAKDAMLKRFYTRAQITGEIKLPAVPSMLDEYVSMCDTVFAGLGKKFNELELAHLRRVLEDQLTQAYAASVRSNIIISYNAPIGPSLNYTVRAEWSSVAEAYTNWLSTRKPPLFGTEPDARVWQLSNEFYDAASYPVLEIGGGTGRNALALARRGHPVDVVEMTPKFAEIIRSEAQQESLNVRVIVRDVFAGADDLRNDYQLVVLSEVLTDFRSTTQLRSLFELAARSLAPSGRLVFNAFLADDGYEPDGAAREFGQQVYTSLFTRDEMSDAIAGLPFRLLSDESVYDYEKANLPYGAWPPTSWYTDWVSGLDAFKTTREESPIELRWLIYERTR; via the coding sequence GTGGACGAATTGCCCTTGACCTCAGTTGATCGTGCGCAGTCGGCGAAGGACGCCATGCTGAAGCGCTTCTACACCCGCGCGCAGATCACCGGGGAGATCAAGCTGCCCGCCGTCCCGAGCATGCTCGACGAATACGTGTCGATGTGCGACACCGTGTTCGCGGGTCTGGGCAAGAAATTCAACGAGCTCGAACTCGCCCACCTGAGACGTGTATTGGAAGATCAACTGACCCAGGCGTACGCCGCCTCGGTGCGGTCGAACATCATTATCTCCTACAATGCGCCGATCGGGCCCTCCCTCAACTACACGGTGCGTGCGGAGTGGAGTTCTGTCGCCGAGGCGTACACGAATTGGCTGTCGACGCGGAAGCCGCCCCTGTTCGGCACCGAACCCGATGCCCGCGTCTGGCAACTGTCCAACGAGTTCTATGACGCCGCGTCCTACCCGGTACTCGAGATCGGCGGCGGCACCGGGCGTAACGCGTTGGCCCTGGCACGCCGCGGACATCCGGTCGACGTGGTGGAGATGACACCGAAGTTCGCCGAGATCATCCGATCCGAAGCCCAACAGGAATCATTGAACGTACGCGTCATCGTGCGTGACGTGTTCGCCGGCGCGGACGATCTGCGCAATGACTACCAACTGGTCGTGCTCTCCGAGGTATTGACCGATTTCCGGTCCACGACGCAGCTACGCAGTCTGTTCGAACTGGCTGCCCGAAGCCTTGCCCCGAGTGGACGGCTGGTCTTCAACGCTTTCCTGGCCGACGACGGCTATGAACCCGACGGCGCCGCGCGTGAGTTCGGCCAACAGGTGTACACCAGTTTGTTCACCCGCGACGAAATGTCCGACGCTATCGCCGGTCTGCCGTTTCGGCTGCTTTCCGACGAGTCGGTGTACGACTACGAGAAGGCGAATCTGCCCTACGGCGCTTGGCCCCCCACCAGCTGGTACACCGACTGGGTAAGTGGGCTCGACGCGTTCAAGACCACCCGCGAGGAGAGTCCGATCGAGCTGCGCTGGTTGATCTACGAACGGACTCGCTGA
- the nadD gene encoding nicotinate-nucleotide adenylyltransferase, whose product MVRKRRLGVMGGTFDPIHHGHLVAASEVADLFGLDEVVFVPTGQPWLKDRRVTAAEDRYLMTVIATASNPRFSVSRVDIDRAGPTYTKDTLRDLQQQYSDAELYFITGADALASIVSWQDWPEMFEMARFVGVSRPGYELNGDHLAEALGALPPDALTLVEVPALAISSTDCRRRAAEARPIWYLVPDGVVQYVSKRHLYQPTPGEPQ is encoded by the coding sequence ATCGTGCGAAAACGGCGGCTGGGAGTCATGGGTGGGACATTCGATCCCATCCATCACGGGCACCTGGTCGCGGCCAGCGAGGTAGCCGACCTGTTCGGTCTCGACGAAGTGGTGTTCGTCCCGACCGGCCAGCCGTGGCTCAAGGACCGCCGCGTGACCGCCGCAGAAGACCGCTACCTGATGACGGTGATCGCCACCGCCTCGAACCCGAGGTTCTCGGTGAGCCGCGTCGACATCGATCGGGCCGGACCCACCTACACCAAGGACACCCTGCGCGACCTGCAACAACAGTATTCCGACGCCGAGTTGTACTTCATCACCGGTGCGGATGCCCTGGCCTCTATCGTGTCCTGGCAGGATTGGCCGGAGATGTTCGAGATGGCGCGGTTCGTGGGGGTGAGTCGACCCGGTTACGAACTGAACGGCGACCATCTCGCCGAGGCGCTGGGCGCGCTGCCACCCGACGCGTTGACACTGGTCGAAGTGCCGGCGCTGGCGATCTCGTCGACCGACTGCCGTCGCCGCGCGGCCGAAGCCCGACCGATCTGGTACCTGGTACCCGACGGTGTGGTCCAGTACGTGTCCAAGCGCCACCTCTACCAACCGACCCCCGGAGAACCACAATGA
- the rsfS gene encoding ribosome silencing factor produces MTATPEAIAMATVAAGAASNKLADDVVVIDVSAQLVITDCFVIASASNERQVNAIVDEVEEKMRLAGHKPARREGTREGRWTLLDYVDIVVHIQHQDERDFYALDRLWKDCPLVPVALDDSAGDAPPEDAS; encoded by the coding sequence ATGACCGCGACACCCGAGGCCATCGCGATGGCCACCGTGGCGGCCGGTGCCGCCTCGAACAAGCTGGCCGACGACGTCGTCGTCATCGATGTTTCGGCGCAGCTGGTCATCACCGACTGCTTCGTCATCGCCTCGGCGTCCAACGAACGCCAGGTCAACGCGATCGTCGACGAGGTCGAAGAGAAGATGCGGCTGGCCGGACACAAACCGGCACGCCGGGAGGGCACCCGCGAGGGCCGCTGGACCCTGCTGGATTACGTCGACATCGTCGTACACATCCAGCACCAGGACGAGCGGGACTTCTACGCACTGGATCGACTGTGGAAGGACTGCCCGCTGGTGCCGGTGGCGTTGGACGACTCGGCCGGTGACGCCCCACCGGAGGATGCCTCGTGA
- the gpgP gene encoding glucosyl-3-phosphoglycerate phosphatase, with protein sequence MKTRRLILLRHGQTEFNAGSRMQGQLDTVLSDLGRAQAAAAAEVLRKRHPLLIVSSDLWRAYDTATVLAEHNGLQVRVDTRLRETHLGDWQGLTHEEVDAASPGARLAWRDDARWAPHGGESRVDVAERSIPLVAELVATEPHWGSTEHADQPVVLVAHGGLIAALTAALLRLPVDNWPALGGMANASWTQLSGYSDKADPDDDFADVRWRLDVWNASAQVAGDVL encoded by the coding sequence GTGAAGACCCGCCGGCTGATCCTGCTGCGCCACGGCCAGACCGAGTTCAACGCCGGAAGCCGAATGCAGGGTCAGCTCGACACCGTCCTGAGCGATCTCGGCCGCGCTCAGGCCGCCGCGGCCGCCGAGGTGCTGCGCAAGCGACACCCACTGCTGATCGTCTCCTCCGACCTGTGGCGCGCCTACGACACCGCCACGGTGCTGGCCGAACACAACGGTTTGCAGGTCCGGGTGGACACCCGCCTGCGCGAGACACACCTGGGTGACTGGCAGGGACTGACGCACGAAGAGGTGGACGCCGCATCCCCGGGTGCCCGGCTGGCCTGGCGCGACGACGCCCGATGGGCCCCGCACGGCGGGGAGAGCCGAGTCGACGTCGCGGAGCGCAGCATCCCCCTGGTCGCCGAGTTGGTGGCCACCGAACCGCACTGGGGCAGCACCGAGCACGCCGATCAACCGGTGGTGCTGGTCGCCCACGGCGGGTTGATCGCGGCGCTCACCGCTGCGCTGCTGCGACTTCCGGTCGACAACTGGCCGGCACTGGGCGGAATGGCCAACGCCAGTTGGACCCAGCTCAGTGGATACTCCGACAAAGCGGATCCCGACGACGACTTCGCCGATGTGCGATGGCGGCTCGACGTCTGGAACGCCTCAGCACAGGTGGCCGGTGATGTCCTCTAA